The genome window ATCGGCATGGTGCTGCTGCTCGGCCTCATCCTCTTCGCCAACGGCAACGATCTGTTGAAGGCCATCTTCAATTAGTCTTTCGTGGAGCGTCACCCCGGAAGCCGACGAAGGAGGCTATCCGGGGTCTCACAAACCTCACGCACCTCGCTGCCGTATGAGCGGCCATGCCGCACGTGCTGCTGATCGAAGACGATGCCTTGGTGCGCAAGCTGCTGGAGAAGCGCTTGCATCTGGCGGGATGGGAGGTGACCGCCCTGCGCGACGGCAACGAGCTGCTCGCGCGCATCGCTGCGCATCCAGCGGACCTCATCCTCATCGACCTCGGCCTGCCCGGCGCCGATGGCCTCACCCTTGTTGAGCAATTGCGCGCGCAAGGGATTTCCGCGCCCATCCTCGTGCTCACGGCCTACGAGTTGCCGCACCTGCACGCCACCGTGCGCGGCGTGGGCGCCAACGACCTGATCCAGAAGCCCTACGACCAGGAGGAGTTGCTCGAGCGGATGCGGAGGCTCATGGCGGCGTGATCGCATGGGACTTGCGCGACCTTCGCGCATGCTCTTCACCCACGATGCCCTCATCATCGGCCAGGGC of Flavobacteriales bacterium contains these proteins:
- a CDS encoding response regulator transcription factor, with protein sequence MPHVLLIEDDALVRKLLEKRLHLAGWEVTALRDGNELLARIAAHPADLILIDLGLPGADGLTLVEQLRAQGISAPILVLTAYELPHLHATVRGVGANDLIQKPYDQEELLERMRRLMAA